A single window of Podarcis raffonei isolate rPodRaf1 chromosome 9, rPodRaf1.pri, whole genome shotgun sequence DNA harbors:
- the LOC128420594 gene encoding rho-related BTB domain-containing protein 2-like isoform X1, with amino-acid sequence MDLDLDYERPNVETIKCVVVGDNAVGKTRLICARACNATLTQYQLLATHVPTVWAIDQYRVCQEVLERSRDVVDEVSISLRLWDTFGDHHKDRRFAYGRSDVVVLCFSLANPNSLRHVTSMWYPEIKHFCPRTPIVLVGCQLDLRYADLEAVNRARRPLAKPIKPSDILPPECGHEVAKELGIPYYETSMVAQFGIKDVFDNAIRAALISRRHLQFWKSHLKKVQRPLLQAPFLPPKPPPPIIHIPEPAPGEGRGPNALFRQPLCADVVFCLQGGQRVFAHRVYLATSCSKFYDLFALDSPEAAGAKEPAVRTRSLDADIQCGSAAAAAASLRASQSDDPLRLGRAPRALAGWGRGFVSMRQEAVRDPVTHREKPMAVYLDGLVQAGPFLAVLEYLYTGRLEQHGADLMQVAAIAELLEVFDLRMMVANILNKESFMNQEITKAFHVRRANRIKECLNKGTFADVVFVVDDGLVPAHKPLLLAGCDFMVAMFGSTFRESCAAEVALPGTNCACLRAVLEFLYTGLFVPTPDLDAMELLVLTNRLCLTRLQALTEQYAVDELVHASLQKVEIDAQVILYLEMTQFHNARQLAAWCLHYLCTNYNSVCRRFPREMKCMSPENQAHFERHRWPPIWYLKEEDRYLRLQRERQLEEDMLQKQHPRRKWCFWRPQRTSPIS; translated from the exons ATGGATCTGGACCTGGACTATGAGCGCCCCAACGTCGAGACCATCAAGTGCGTGGTGGTGGGCGACAACGCCGTGGGCAAGACCCGCCTCATCTGCGCCAGGGCCTGCAATGCCACCCTCACCCAGTACCAGCTGCTGGCCACCCACGTGCCCACCGTCTGGGCCATCGACCAGTACCGCGTGTGCCAGGAG GTGCTGGAGCGCTCGCGGGACGTGGTGGACGAGGTCAGCATCTCCCTGCGGCTCTGGGACACCTTTGGGGACCACCACAAAGACCGGCGCTTCGCCTACGGCAG GTCGGACGTGGTGGTGCTCTGCTTCTCCCTGGCCAACCCCAACTCCCTGCGACACGTGACCAGCATGTGGTACCCCGAGATCAAGCACTTCTGCCCGCGAACCCCCATCGTGCTGGTCGGATGCCAGCTGGACCTGCGCTACGCTGACCTGGAGGCCGTCAACCGCGCTCGCCGACCGCTGGCCAA GCCCATTAAGCCATCGGACATCCTTCCCCCCGAGTGTGGGCACGAGGTGGCGAAGGAGCTGGGCATCCCCTACTACGAGACCAGCATGGTGGCTCAGTTTGGCATCAAGGACGTCTTTGACAACGCCATCCGCGCCGCCCTCATCTCTCGCCGCCACCTGCAGTTCTGGAAGTCCCACCTGAAGAAGGTGCAGCGGCCCCTGTTGCAggcccccttcctgccccccaagCCGCCCCCGCCCATCATCCACATCCCGGAGCCGGCGCCCGGAGAGGGCAGGGGCCCCAACGCCCTCTTCCGCCAGCCCCTGTGTGCCGACGTGGTCTTCTGCCTGCAGGGGGGCCAACGCGTCTTTGCCCACCGGGTCTACCTGGCCACGTCCTGCTCCAAATTCTACGACCTCTTTGCGCTGGACTCTCCCGAGGCCGCGGGCGCCAAGGAACCGGCGGTGAGGACTAGGAGCTTGGATGCCGACATCCAGTGTGgttccgcggcggcggcggcagcttcTCTCCGGGCCTCGCAGAGCGACGACCCCCTGCGCTTGGGGCGGGCGCCGCGGGCGCTGGCGGGCTGGGGCCGGGGCTTCGTCAGCATGCGCCAGGAGGCGGTGCGCGACCCCGTGACGCATCGCGAGAAGCCCATGGCTGTCTACCTGGATGGGCTGGTGCAGGCGGGGCCTTTCCTGGCAGTGCTGGAATACCTGTACACGGGGCGGCTGGAGCAGCACGGCGCCGACCTGATGCAGGTGGCGGCCATCGCCGAGTTGCTGGAGGTCTTTGACCTGCGCATGATGGTGGCCAACATCCTCAACAAGGAGAGCTTCATGAACCAGGAGATCACCAAGGCCTTTCACGTCCGGCGCGCCAACCGGATCAAGGAGTGCCTGAACAAGGGCACCTTTGCAG ATGTCGTCTTTGTGGTCGACGACGGGTTGGTGCCGGCCCACAAGCCCCTTCTCCTGGCCGGCTGCGATTTCATGGTCGCCATGTTTGGGAGCACCTTCCGGGAGAGCTGCGCTGCGGAG gtcgcCTTGCCGGGCACCAACTGCGCCTGCCTGCGGGCCGTGCTGGAGTTCCTCTACACGGGCCTCTTTGTCCCCACGCCAGACCTGGACGCCATGGAGCTGCTGGTGTTGACCAACCGCCTTTGCCTGACCCGCCTGCAGGCCCTGACCG AGCAGTACGCAGTGGATGAACTGGTCCATGCCAGCCTGCAGAAGGTGGAGATTGACGCCCAGGTCAtcctctacctggagatgacgCAG TTCCACAACGCCCGCCAGCTGgctgcctggtgccttcactatCTCTGCACCAACTACAACAGCGTCTGCCGCCGCTTCCCCCGCGAGATGAAGTGCATGTCTCCAG agaaccAGGCCCACTTTGAGCGCCACCGCTGGCCCCCGATCTGGTACCTGAAGGAGGAGGACCGCTACCTGCGGCTGCAGAGAGAGCGCCAGCTGGAGGAGGACATGCTTCAGAAACAGCACCCGCGGCGCAAGTGGTGCTTCTGGCGCCCCCAGCGCACCAGCCCCATCTCctga
- the LOC128420594 gene encoding rho-related BTB domain-containing protein 2-like isoform X2, with protein MDLDLDYERPNVETIKCVVVGDNAVGKTRLICARACNATLTQYQLLATHVPTVWAIDQYRVCQEVLERSRDVVDEVSISLRLWDTFGDHHKDRRFAYGRSDVVVLCFSLANPNSLRHVTSMWYPEIKHFCPRTPIVLVGCQLDLRYADLEAVNRARRPLAKPIKPSDILPPECGHEVAKELGIPYYETSMVAQFGIKDVFDNAIRAALISRRHLQFWKSHLKKVQRPLLQAPFLPPKPPPPIIHIPEPAPGEGRGPNALFRQPLCADVVFCLQGGQRVFAHRVYLATSCSKFYDLFALDSPEAAGAKEPAVRTRSLDADIQCGSAAAAAASLRASQSDDPLRLGRAPRALAGWGRGFVSMRQEAVRDPVTHREKPMAVYLDGLVQAGPFLAVLEYLYTGRLEQHGADLMQVAAIAELLEVFDLRMMVANILNKESFMNQEITKAFHVRRANRIKECLNKGTFADVVFVVDDGLVPAHKPLLLAGCDFMVAMFGSTFRESCAAEVALPGTNCACLRAVLEFLYTGLFVPTPDLDAMELLVLTNRLCLTRLQALTEQYAVDELVHASLQKVEIDAQVILYLEMTQRTRPTLSATAGPRSGT; from the exons ATGGATCTGGACCTGGACTATGAGCGCCCCAACGTCGAGACCATCAAGTGCGTGGTGGTGGGCGACAACGCCGTGGGCAAGACCCGCCTCATCTGCGCCAGGGCCTGCAATGCCACCCTCACCCAGTACCAGCTGCTGGCCACCCACGTGCCCACCGTCTGGGCCATCGACCAGTACCGCGTGTGCCAGGAG GTGCTGGAGCGCTCGCGGGACGTGGTGGACGAGGTCAGCATCTCCCTGCGGCTCTGGGACACCTTTGGGGACCACCACAAAGACCGGCGCTTCGCCTACGGCAG GTCGGACGTGGTGGTGCTCTGCTTCTCCCTGGCCAACCCCAACTCCCTGCGACACGTGACCAGCATGTGGTACCCCGAGATCAAGCACTTCTGCCCGCGAACCCCCATCGTGCTGGTCGGATGCCAGCTGGACCTGCGCTACGCTGACCTGGAGGCCGTCAACCGCGCTCGCCGACCGCTGGCCAA GCCCATTAAGCCATCGGACATCCTTCCCCCCGAGTGTGGGCACGAGGTGGCGAAGGAGCTGGGCATCCCCTACTACGAGACCAGCATGGTGGCTCAGTTTGGCATCAAGGACGTCTTTGACAACGCCATCCGCGCCGCCCTCATCTCTCGCCGCCACCTGCAGTTCTGGAAGTCCCACCTGAAGAAGGTGCAGCGGCCCCTGTTGCAggcccccttcctgccccccaagCCGCCCCCGCCCATCATCCACATCCCGGAGCCGGCGCCCGGAGAGGGCAGGGGCCCCAACGCCCTCTTCCGCCAGCCCCTGTGTGCCGACGTGGTCTTCTGCCTGCAGGGGGGCCAACGCGTCTTTGCCCACCGGGTCTACCTGGCCACGTCCTGCTCCAAATTCTACGACCTCTTTGCGCTGGACTCTCCCGAGGCCGCGGGCGCCAAGGAACCGGCGGTGAGGACTAGGAGCTTGGATGCCGACATCCAGTGTGgttccgcggcggcggcggcagcttcTCTCCGGGCCTCGCAGAGCGACGACCCCCTGCGCTTGGGGCGGGCGCCGCGGGCGCTGGCGGGCTGGGGCCGGGGCTTCGTCAGCATGCGCCAGGAGGCGGTGCGCGACCCCGTGACGCATCGCGAGAAGCCCATGGCTGTCTACCTGGATGGGCTGGTGCAGGCGGGGCCTTTCCTGGCAGTGCTGGAATACCTGTACACGGGGCGGCTGGAGCAGCACGGCGCCGACCTGATGCAGGTGGCGGCCATCGCCGAGTTGCTGGAGGTCTTTGACCTGCGCATGATGGTGGCCAACATCCTCAACAAGGAGAGCTTCATGAACCAGGAGATCACCAAGGCCTTTCACGTCCGGCGCGCCAACCGGATCAAGGAGTGCCTGAACAAGGGCACCTTTGCAG ATGTCGTCTTTGTGGTCGACGACGGGTTGGTGCCGGCCCACAAGCCCCTTCTCCTGGCCGGCTGCGATTTCATGGTCGCCATGTTTGGGAGCACCTTCCGGGAGAGCTGCGCTGCGGAG gtcgcCTTGCCGGGCACCAACTGCGCCTGCCTGCGGGCCGTGCTGGAGTTCCTCTACACGGGCCTCTTTGTCCCCACGCCAGACCTGGACGCCATGGAGCTGCTGGTGTTGACCAACCGCCTTTGCCTGACCCGCCTGCAGGCCCTGACCG AGCAGTACGCAGTGGATGAACTGGTCCATGCCAGCCTGCAGAAGGTGGAGATTGACGCCCAGGTCAtcctctacctggagatgacgCAG agaaccAGGCCCACTTTGAGCGCCACCGCTGGCCCCCGATCTGGTACCTGA